In Bos indicus x Bos taurus breed Angus x Brahman F1 hybrid chromosome 1, Bos_hybrid_MaternalHap_v2.0, whole genome shotgun sequence, a single window of DNA contains:
- the SPICE1 gene encoding spindle and centriole-associated protein 1 isoform X4, which produces MFAQACKKNNGLRENDSLEILSDQYQLQDVLEKSDHLMATAKGLFVDFPRRRTGFPNVTMAPESSQSPTVVSQDPVTQAIRSESVIEPQALNEVDDDEQEGTVNSQSEESENELDNSLSSQSNANAGTRVFSTVNEIVALEESISHAEDKASEKEYIWKRPPCSEQFLHQIKEENSELINKLWTDIQQKVATQSQMTASSGTPSSASPSGEQKAALNATNAVKRIHTRLQPEESTEALDSSYVVGQVLNSRKQKQLLNKVKRKPDSRAPSKQKSSMLSASTASTDLPSSSNPSLDVLKHMIHEVEHEIEEYERWTGREVQGLQKSQGLTGFTLSLVSSLCRLVRYLKESELQLRKEVETRQRLEEALGDHRELIDALTAEVLFLREENTATQARLQQYMITTDEQLISLTHAIKNCPVISNKESQALERGATSQRHIDNPEDPAVNASVSMPLMFRGEDVVEFPQEDLPVKLSQVPNPPESGNLASSLPGHIFEPAVLLTPPRQKSNSEFSPLQDVLRRTVQTRPAPRIPPTVEIIEKEQNWEKKTLPVGADIQNSSDESHLFTQRWRASHMGEDSQSKTQAPFVSLSQPLCSSQSSMQQSRNPTLSEEPLVLGDGQQLRTNETLIQRKDIMARIAELTLQNSAIRAHLNNIIGPGGEQGDGLREFNRQETSHASDTMATFPAVQPLTPSSMEERIAELNRQSMEARGKLLQLIEQQKLLGLNPSSPPVSPVQSPLRAWAEGGKRTIEVSIPGAEAPESSKCSTDSPTSGLNSRRSSGAASNSCSPLNATSGSGRLTPLNPRAKIEKQNEEGWFALSTHVS; this is translated from the exons ATGTTTGCACAAGCTTGTAAAAAGAACAATGGATTGAGAGAGAATGATTCTTTAGAG ATTCTTTCTGATCAATACCAGCTGCAGGATGTATTGGAAAAATCTGATCATTTGATGGCTACAGCGAAAGGTCTGTTTGTTGATTTTCCTCGCAGGCGCACAG GATTTCCGAATGTAACAATGGCTCCAGAGTCCTCTCAGAGTCCCACTGTGGTCAGTCAGGACCCTGTCACCCAGGCCATCCGTAGCGAATCTGTTATAGAGCCTCAG GCTCTTAACGAAGTAGATGATGATGAACAAGAAGGAACTGTTAACAGCCAGTCAGAAGAAAGTGAGAATGAGTTGGATAACTCTCTAAGCTCTCAGTCAAATGCAAATGCAGGAAC CAGGGTATTCAGCACAGTAAACGAGATAGTAGCCTTGGAGGAGTCCATTTCCCATGCAGAAGACAAAGCCTCTGAAAAGGAATACATCTGGAAAAGGCCTCCCTGTAGTGAGCA GTTTCTCCaccaaataaaggaagaaaattctgagttAATAAATAAACTATGGACTGATATTCAGCAGAAAGTAGCAACACAGTCACAAATGACAGCCTCTTCAGGAACTCCATCATCTGCTTCTCCATCAGGAGAACAAAAAG CTGCTTTGAATGCTACCAATGCTGTTAAGAGAATCCATACAAGGCTTCAACCTGAAGAATCTACTGAGGCTCTAGACTCAAGCTATGTTGTGGGACAGGTGCTAAACTCAAGGAAGCAAAAACAGCTGCTAAATAAAG tgaaaagaaaaccaGATTCACGTGCTCCTTCCAAACAGAAGAGTAGCATGTTATCAGCCAGCACAGCCTCCACAGACTTACCAAGTAGCAGTAACCCCAGCCTGGATGTCCTCAAACACATGATACATGAAGTGGAACATGAAATAGAAGAGTACGAGCGGTGGACAGGCCGCGAGGTCCAAGGACTCCAGAAGAGCCAGGGTCTCACCGGCTTCACCCTGTCCCTTGTGAGCTCACTCTGTCGCCTGGTTCGGTACCTTAAAGAG agtgAGCTCCAACTGCGTAAAGAAGTAGAGACAAGGCAGCGACTAGAAGAAGCATTAGGTGATCATCGAGAGCTCATTGATGCGCTGACAGCTGAAGTTCTTTTCCTTAGAGAAGAAAATACTGCTACCCAG gcgagacttcagcagtacatgatcACAACAGATGAGCAGCTTATATCACTCACACATGCCATTAAGAACTGTCCTGTGATAAGTAACAAAGAAAGTCAGGCCTTAGAAAGGGGAGCCACAAGTCAGAGACATATAGATAATCCAG AGGACCCAGCCGTAAATGCTAGTGTCTCCATGCCATTGATGTTCAGAGGAGAAGATGTGGTTGAGTTCCCACAGGAAGATTTGCCTGTGAAACTGTCTCAGGTGCCAAACCCTCCAGAAAGTGGGAACCTGGCCAGCAGTCTTCCAGGACATATATTTGAGCCAGCAGTGTTGCTAACACCGCCCAGGCAGAAGAGCAACTCGGAATTCTCTCCTTTGCAGGACG TATTGAGGAGGACTGTTCAAACTCGTCCTGCTCCACGAATTCCTCCGACCGTGGAAATAattgaaaaggaacaaaattgggaaaagaagacCTTACCTGTTGGCGCAGACATTCAGAACTCAAGTGACGAGAGTCACCTCTTCACTCAGAGGTGGAGGGCCTCTCACATGGGAGAAGACTCGCAGAGCAAAACCCAGGCTCCTTTTGTTAGCCTCTCACAGCCTCTCTGCAGTTCCCAGTCAAGCATGCAGCAATCAAGAAACCCCACACTCTCAGAAGAACCCCTGGTGCTGGGAGACGGGCAGCAGCTTAGAACAAATGAGACGTTAATACAGAGAAAGGACATCATGGCACGAATTGCGGAGTTGACCCTGCAGAATTCAGCCATCAGGGCACATCTGAATAATATTATTGGTCCAGGGGGAGAACAAGGGGACGGACTTCGGGAGTTTAACAGACAGGAGACAAGTCATGCCAGCGACACGATGGCT acttttccagCAGTGCAACCTCTGACACCAAGTAGCATGGAGGAACGGATTGCAGAACTGAATCGACAGAGTATGGAGGCTCGTGGAAAACTCTTGCAGTTAATAGAGCAGCAGAAGCTTCTTGGCTTGAATCCTTCCTCTCCACCAGTATCACCTGTGCAGTCGCCTCTCAGAGCATGGGCTG